The Pyrus communis chromosome 9, drPyrComm1.1, whole genome shotgun sequence genome has a segment encoding these proteins:
- the LOC137745835 gene encoding protein PSK SIMULATOR 1-like: MGGEIVSGSWFGSLRFSWSRLAEADKPVIGILAFEVAGLMLKMVNLWNSVSENEMLRLREEIVNLIGVRRLVSDNDDYLMELALNEIIEDLGYLAMSVVRLGKKCTDPVYHRFEEIFEDPVENGFQWLGWAYSWSKMERKVKKMEKFVEATMQLSQELEVLAELEQTLRRMRANPEVNRVKLLEFQQKVMWRRQEVKILQDMSPWSRTYDYIVRLLARSLFTMLERIKLVFGFNQMALGEGMDSSEVINSVCLSRSHSFSALMHSSVHPSDGNPCGFYSGPLGRSLTKPRLNAGKNRTNKQQQAHHQSSVQHGSYSHLKPKRFAHVRSFKECVTGGSNSPVLESCKPDMGGSMRLRITGIKHFDNLKYTHMGSQSFSHGIYSKLSLFSSKCTLLNAPPSTLGDAALALHYAYLIVLIEKIASSPHLISLDVRSDLYNMLTTTIRAALRARLKSYAKTMGSSVYNPALAGEWNRAMEHILGWLAPLAHNMIRWHSDHNIVKQQEVSKTNVLLVQTLYFASQAKTEDAITELLIGLNYMCMVDELNRKAMRDAGGSWPYDDYILKRDEIA, translated from the coding sequence ATGGGGGGTGAGATAGTGTCTGGGTCCTGGTTTGGTAGTTTGAGGTTCTCATGGAGTCGTTTGGCGGAGGCTGACAAGCCGGTGATTGGAATTCTGGCATTTGAAGTTGCGGGGTTGATGTTAAAGATGGTTAATTTATGGAATAGTGTGAGtgagaatgagatgcttagGTTGAGGGAAGAGATTGTTAACTTGATTGGGGTCAGAAGGCTCGTGTCTGACAACGATGATTACTTGATGGAACTTGCACTGAATGAGATAATTGAGGATTTGGGATATCTGGCAATGTCTGTCGTCAGGCTTGGGAAGAAGTGCACTGACCCTGTGTATCACCGTTTTGAAGAAATTTTCGAGGACCCTGTCGAGAATGGTTTTCAGTGGCTTGGATGGGCTTACAGTTGGAGCAAAATGGAGAGgaaagtgaagaaaatggagaaATTTGTTGAGGCTACAATGCAATTATCGCAGGAGCTGGAAGTGCTGGCAGAGCTTGAGCAAACTCTGAGGAGAATGCGCGCTAATCCTGAAGTAAATCGGGTAAAATTGCTTGAGTTTCAACAGAAGGTAATGTGGCGGCGTCAAGAAGTGAAAATTTTACAAGATATGTCTCCTTGGAGTAGAACGTATGATTACATTGTCCGACTTTTGGCAAGATCCCTTTTTACAATGTTAGAGAGGATAAAGCTGGTCTTTGGATTTAATCAAATGGCTTTGGGAGAGGGAATGGATAGCTCTGAAGTTATCAATTCTGTTTGTCTTTCCCGCAGTCATTCATTTTCTGCTCTTATGCACTCTTCCGTTCATCCATCTGATGGTAATCCATGTGGGTTCTATTCTGGACCTCTTGGGAGGTCGCTTACAAAGCCGAGGCTTAATGCTGGCAAGAATAGAACAAACAAGCAGCAGCAAGCTCATCACCAGTCATCCGTCCAACATGGAAGTTATTCCCATCTAAAACCCAAACGGTTTGCTCATGTTCGGTCTTTTAAAGAATGTGTGACGGGTGGAAGCAATTCTCCTGTTCTTGAGAGCTGCAAGCCAGATATGGGTGGTTCTATGAGGTTGAGAATTACCGGTATCAAACATTTTGATAACTTAAAGTACACACATATGGGATCTCAATCTTTCAGCCACGGCATCTATTCTAAACTGTCCCTGTTTAGTTCAAAATGCACACTATTGAATGCTCCACCATCTACCCTTGGCGATGCTGCTCTAGCTCTCCATTACGCATATTTGATAGTTTTGATTGAAAAGATAGCTTCATCACCTCACTTGATCAGCCTTGACGTAAGATCTGATCTTTACAATATGTTGACCACAACCATAAGAGCTGCACTGAGAGCTAGACTAAAGTCATATGCCAAAACTATGGGCTCATCTGTGTATAATCCTGCCCTTGCAGGAGAGTGGAATCGAGCAATGGAGCACATCTTGGGATGGCTTGCTCCACTCGCCCATAACATGATACGGTGGCATTCTGACCACAATATTGTGAAGCAGCAGGAAGTTTCCAAGACAAATGTGCTTCTGGTCCAGACCCTTTACTTTGCAAGTCAGGCTAAAACTGAAGATGCAATTACAGAGCTTCTCATTGGTCTGAACTATATGTGCATGGTTGACGAACTTAATAGGAAGGCTATGCGAGACGCTGGTGGCAGCTGGCCATACGATGATTATATCCTCAAGCGGGATGAAATTGCTTAA